In one window of Marinobacter salsuginis DNA:
- a CDS encoding Ig-like domain-containing protein: MKYNKTLALVPALLLAACGGDEQTMNETVSPGSVIYSYPTDGQAGVSPKADIVLRFSHALTDEDAGLEEKILMESQGQPVPFSISRVDGGKSLKLSPTSELDQLGAYTVTFSEPLVAEGGRQIVTPNAVGDAGIQFETRGGFSGPASTTNSAEDFGIAWQVPANDGPFKAMNFSTFRLAMTHPVHPEWEALGGSIQLRDGNGDEVPAMVRVKGNRITVDPCVVEDPRECGSKDDVLDTSQTYTLQLENLASLNSPQTDRFSHEFTFTPRETGPTVVLQQSAVDSGLASGAVEEDAARSVLNGQVINGVTLNSVLQGEAGPSQQTGDLFAELAYAPAFGADEALPLRIARGSVLNSTSLDVLVGGEVPVLDAATGQLQTTGNIKVTMLSDASGYLSPNPYTDDINAPRHITLFMDVSMNTENAQPNAALSQDLMGVELRGIALVQDGVLTIDAIGMVEPNLLGQEYTDSTIAFHLQAATDADSVLDAEMLRELDSTPPSLSSWMPGPDNAIPDTRQSMQRPGDPVILFFDEPLSKDSIDSGVSLFADGVPVEALETKLDGTAIILNPDGGLRHGVDYEVVVDGLTDLAGNPATTAPLQFSLEDIGDSSVTRRPALALTTYPGYPCETDHSLLDLSAGVLGQCYSDGGVGDILPVSTMPSDRPITVVFSKSMDLDSIVPGDTFMVEKVSQEPNGSVTVLESDVPGRLEKNLQRIRFYPDQPWEPGAHYRYTLKSSEDAGTCTAGNYGSICDSDGLALKTDLLEGLDDGGSNNGPDDMVIYFTGTEPLDSVFTPLRNLPVRDTNANFLVDCDSNTNPECLEPFAHEGSDNDGWAASANSTKLRVRNNEASASPPVIVASTADARVGCETGERCPKDKFIYQTYALNTEVVGPGVYEPTGDEGILVNLYPTQLATTSISVFTELRVFGFIPLQEESITNTQVLRMRYAKDDPACSGPACSRSSLIPGVITEGDNGQPVFKTRAELMLDAPDMEIPLGGRHDLYGREFVLELEGNITFFDDGRMQIEQRNSNLVDINVRARALGVPGGEIVTIDLPLQIPEQGVYLNFISNPVKEIPEDH, from the coding sequence ATGAAGTACAACAAAACACTGGCACTGGTTCCCGCCCTGTTACTGGCTGCCTGTGGCGGCGACGAACAGACCATGAACGAGACAGTCTCTCCCGGCTCTGTGATCTATTCCTATCCGACCGACGGGCAGGCGGGGGTCAGCCCGAAGGCAGACATCGTTCTTCGCTTCAGCCATGCGCTGACCGACGAGGATGCGGGCCTAGAAGAAAAGATCCTGATGGAATCCCAGGGCCAACCCGTGCCCTTCTCGATCAGCCGGGTGGACGGGGGTAAAAGCCTGAAGCTGTCCCCTACCTCAGAGCTCGACCAACTCGGCGCGTACACGGTGACCTTTAGCGAGCCCCTGGTGGCCGAAGGCGGTCGACAAATAGTCACACCCAACGCGGTGGGCGACGCCGGCATCCAGTTCGAGACCCGGGGCGGCTTCTCCGGGCCGGCGAGCACAACCAACTCAGCCGAGGATTTTGGTATTGCCTGGCAGGTGCCGGCAAATGATGGTCCGTTCAAGGCCATGAACTTCTCTACCTTCCGGTTGGCCATGACCCATCCCGTCCACCCAGAGTGGGAGGCCCTGGGCGGGTCGATCCAGCTTCGCGATGGCAACGGCGATGAAGTCCCGGCGATGGTTCGGGTAAAAGGCAACCGGATAACCGTGGATCCCTGCGTGGTAGAGGATCCCAGGGAATGTGGCAGCAAGGACGATGTTCTGGATACCAGCCAGACCTACACGCTGCAACTCGAAAACCTGGCCAGCCTCAACTCCCCGCAGACCGATCGGTTCAGTCACGAGTTTACATTCACGCCCAGAGAAACCGGACCCACCGTGGTGCTGCAGCAATCGGCCGTTGACTCCGGCCTGGCGTCAGGTGCAGTGGAAGAGGACGCAGCCCGGTCAGTTCTGAACGGACAGGTCATCAACGGCGTAACTCTCAATTCCGTACTGCAAGGTGAAGCCGGCCCATCCCAACAGACCGGCGACCTGTTTGCGGAGCTGGCCTATGCACCAGCGTTCGGGGCCGATGAAGCACTGCCGTTGCGCATTGCCCGCGGCAGCGTGCTGAACAGCACCAGTCTTGATGTTCTCGTGGGCGGGGAGGTGCCGGTTCTGGATGCCGCCACCGGCCAACTCCAGACGACCGGCAACATCAAGGTCACCATGCTCTCAGATGCCTCGGGCTACCTGAGCCCTAACCCCTATACCGACGACATCAACGCACCAAGGCACATTACGTTGTTTATGGATGTCTCCATGAACACCGAAAACGCACAGCCCAATGCGGCGCTGTCTCAGGATTTGATGGGTGTGGAGCTGCGCGGCATTGCCCTGGTGCAGGATGGTGTACTGACCATCGACGCCATCGGCATGGTGGAGCCCAATCTTCTGGGGCAGGAGTACACTGACTCGACCATCGCGTTCCACCTGCAGGCCGCGACCGATGCCGACTCGGTACTTGATGCCGAAATGCTCCGTGAATTGGACAGCACACCGCCGAGCCTGTCCAGTTGGATGCCCGGCCCCGACAATGCCATTCCAGACACGCGCCAGTCTATGCAGCGGCCGGGGGATCCGGTCATTCTCTTCTTTGACGAGCCCCTGTCCAAGGACTCCATTGATTCCGGCGTCTCGCTGTTCGCTGATGGTGTTCCCGTCGAGGCACTTGAGACCAAGCTGGACGGAACGGCGATCATCCTAAATCCCGACGGTGGCCTTCGCCATGGAGTCGACTATGAAGTCGTTGTTGATGGTTTGACCGATCTCGCCGGCAACCCGGCCACCACCGCTCCCTTGCAGTTTTCACTGGAAGACATCGGGGACTCCTCCGTAACCAGACGCCCTGCCCTGGCCCTGACCACCTATCCGGGCTACCCATGCGAAACCGACCACAGCCTTCTGGACCTCTCCGCTGGCGTACTTGGGCAGTGCTATTCGGATGGCGGTGTCGGAGACATTCTACCAGTCAGTACCATGCCGTCAGATCGCCCCATCACCGTGGTCTTCTCAAAGTCCATGGATCTGGATTCGATTGTTCCCGGCGACACGTTTATGGTTGAAAAAGTGAGTCAGGAACCGAATGGCTCGGTGACAGTCCTGGAAAGCGATGTGCCTGGTCGGCTTGAGAAAAACCTTCAGCGGATCCGCTTCTACCCGGACCAGCCCTGGGAGCCTGGCGCACACTACCGCTACACCCTGAAATCATCCGAAGACGCCGGTACCTGCACAGCCGGAAACTACGGTTCGATTTGCGACAGCGATGGATTAGCCCTGAAAACCGACCTGCTTGAAGGGCTGGATGACGGCGGCAGCAACAACGGTCCCGATGACATGGTGATCTATTTCACTGGAACAGAGCCGCTGGACAGCGTGTTCACACCGCTGCGGAACCTGCCCGTTCGCGATACCAACGCAAACTTCCTGGTGGATTGCGACTCAAATACCAATCCGGAGTGTCTTGAGCCTTTCGCCCACGAGGGCAGCGACAATGACGGTTGGGCCGCTTCAGCCAATTCAACCAAACTGAGGGTGCGCAATAACGAGGCCTCCGCTTCTCCGCCTGTTATTGTCGCCAGTACTGCCGATGCCCGGGTTGGCTGCGAAACCGGCGAGCGTTGCCCGAAAGACAAGTTCATCTATCAAACCTATGCCCTGAACACGGAGGTGGTTGGCCCTGGCGTGTATGAACCAACCGGCGATGAAGGGATTCTGGTGAACCTGTATCCCACGCAATTGGCGACCACTTCGATCAGTGTGTTCACAGAGCTCAGGGTTTTTGGATTTATCCCACTTCAGGAGGAATCCATTACCAATACCCAGGTTCTCCGCATGCGCTACGCCAAGGACGATCCGGCGTGTTCGGGCCCGGCCTGCAGCCGTTCCAGCCTGATACCCGGGGTGATCACCGAAGGCGACAATGGCCAACCGGTATTCAAGACCCGGGCGGAACTGATGCTGGATGCACCGGACATGGAAATTCCTCTCGGGGGCCGTCACGATCTTTATGGCCGGGAATTTGTGCTTGAACTCGAAGGCAATATCACCTTTTTCGATGACGGCCGGATGCAGATTGAGCAACGCAACTCCAATCTGGTGGACATCAACGTTCGGGCGCGAGCCCTGGGCGTTCCCGGTGGTGAAATTGTGACGATTGATCTGCCTCTTCAGATTCCCGAACAGGGCGTCTACCTCAACTTCATCTCCAACCCGGTCAAAGAGATACCAGAAGACCACTAA
- the aupA gene encoding alkane uptake protein AupA: protein MAFSSLSRSRALSLAITTASVGFSLPVNASMGNLGTTYGVMPVDVATAQSLSMFNDQVSATYYNPAYLTKDERGELTAGILHAEQELRSANPNANGDILANSPSQHVLIGMKTNLGSLTRFKHPIYLGFIAGVEKYGKEMLAFDSQTTENGQFLQYGKEPLFLNIGGATPIWRGISAGASVRVTLDAQANLDAVSTLGGETSRERLAVNAEPSLKTILGTNIDLGSTFCPDSDCFLDGWETAFTYRTKSAASTSVDSNIIVTQTIPDPGLSLAVSTIDSFQPETFGVGAQYRGENWRIGGSVEQQNWSELENEFSSDTIKDQQSVPAGSRIQFDDVLIPRIGAEYALNKNFSVRGGVAYEESPLKSTRNPEINYLDTDKIVVGLGLSATYDRTRLLAYPVRLDIGYQYQQLQERDFTLVDFDGNETPVTADGDVHVVSGSITLKF, encoded by the coding sequence ATGGCTTTTTCCTCCCTTTCCCGGTCAAGGGCACTGTCTCTTGCTATCACCACCGCCTCTGTCGGTTTTTCTCTTCCGGTCAATGCCAGCATGGGCAACCTTGGCACCACCTACGGCGTTATGCCGGTGGATGTCGCTACGGCCCAGTCCCTGTCGATGTTCAACGACCAGGTATCTGCCACCTATTACAACCCCGCTTACTTGACCAAAGATGAGCGCGGGGAGCTGACCGCCGGCATTCTGCATGCCGAGCAGGAGCTTCGTTCTGCCAACCCGAATGCCAATGGCGATATTCTGGCCAACTCGCCGAGCCAGCACGTTCTTATTGGTATGAAAACCAATCTGGGTTCTTTGACTCGCTTCAAACATCCAATCTATCTGGGCTTTATTGCCGGCGTTGAGAAATACGGCAAGGAAATGCTGGCCTTCGATTCGCAAACCACGGAGAACGGCCAGTTCCTGCAGTATGGAAAAGAACCCCTGTTCCTCAACATCGGGGGCGCTACGCCAATCTGGCGTGGCATCTCCGCCGGTGCCTCGGTGCGCGTTACCTTGGATGCCCAGGCAAACCTTGATGCGGTCTCGACCCTCGGTGGCGAAACCAGCCGCGAGCGACTGGCAGTCAACGCTGAACCCTCACTGAAAACGATCCTGGGCACCAACATCGACCTAGGAAGCACGTTTTGCCCGGACAGCGACTGTTTCCTGGACGGCTGGGAAACCGCATTCACCTATCGCACCAAGTCAGCTGCTTCTACATCGGTGGACTCCAACATTATTGTTACCCAGACCATCCCGGATCCCGGCCTGAGTCTGGCGGTCTCTACCATTGACTCCTTCCAGCCGGAAACCTTTGGTGTTGGTGCCCAGTACAGGGGCGAAAACTGGCGGATCGGTGGCAGCGTGGAGCAGCAGAACTGGTCAGAGCTGGAGAACGAGTTTTCTTCCGACACAATCAAGGATCAGCAGTCGGTGCCAGCGGGCAGCCGGATTCAGTTCGACGACGTGCTGATTCCCCGAATCGGCGCCGAGTACGCGCTCAACAAGAACTTCTCCGTACGTGGCGGCGTGGCGTACGAGGAATCCCCCCTCAAGTCCACTCGCAATCCGGAGATCAATTATCTCGATACCGACAAGATCGTGGTCGGCCTGGGCCTGAGCGCCACATACGACCGCACCCGTCTGCTGGCCTACCCCGTCCGCCTGGACATTGGTTATCAGTACCAGCAGCTTCAGGAACGGGATTTTACGCTGGTGGATTTTGATGGCAACGAAACACCGGTTACGGCAGACGGCGACGTTCACGTTGTCAGCGGCTCCATTACCCTGAAGTTTTAA